The nucleotide sequence CAACTCAACCTAGCAAAGATCAAAGAGGAGCTACCAGACTCTTTTCCAAAGCTTAGTGGGGTCATTAGGGAGCCCTCCATTGAAGACTACCAATTAGAGGAGAAACTTTTCAGAACATTAGCATCAGATTGCCAGATCAATAGCTGTCAGCCTCGTTCCACTACAGACTTGTTCGATGCCCCAAGCTTGGCCGATCAtgggggaggaagaggaagccTGAGCTTGGGTATTTCCGACAGCTAATATTTCGAACCCTTGTCCCCCTATGCAGACTGTCCCGATATCCCAAGGCATGGACCTTGAGGCTTTGGATCTTTTGGCTTCAGCTAGATTTGATCGGAGCTTCTGCCAACCTTTGTTCAGCGGTATGGGTTTGTTAAGAGAAGATACACCTTTTGCGCTTGGCCATCTCCATGAAATAGCTCAAGGGCCATCCCACGGTCACCGTAAGGTGCGTATGCCCGTCACTCCGTTCCTCTTCttaaatattaataaaaatgaTGATAGGTATGACGAGAATAATATTGATTGATAATAGAATGAAGATGGGTCTGATGATAACAAAATTTGTCAACATTGGAGCAAATAATCCAATCATGGCACTTTAATTATCGTGAAAAACTATGCTAATTTGTTGGTATGTCATATGAAACCAAGCATcgccaccaccatcaccaccgcCACTCATATAAACAATCACCGGCATTGTCACATTCATCAACATCAATCTTGTTTCTGGGATCATCATTAGCTTAATCATGAAAATTAGTTTAGAACTTTTGGATGCActgatatttttatatatatacattgtTTGTGCTtgtaatttctttgttttttttttccattgttGAAAGCTATTTAAtcgtttttttttcaagaacagGTATCAATATTAATAAAAGTGTGACTAGTACGAGTGGATCGTAGAAAGCACTAGCATCCGCATTCCTAATATATTACTTGGTTAGCTTAGAACGAATATATAATTGGTTCGTTGGAAGAAGTAAAGAAGGGGAGAACAACTTTTGCACCCACACTCtcttaattatataaatattctcACAGCCACAAGACGGCACTAAAGAATATATGATTTTGGCAAGATACTAAAAATTAGTAACATCAATACTGCTCCTTGTTTTGTCATTTGAGATTACCGCTTTGTTGAATTCTTTGACGTATGACATGTAGAAATTTTCAtgtccttatttttttttcactgaTGGATGGAACCACAGTGCAAAGATCTACGATGTCCCTCctgttctctctttctttctcaccTCACATTTACGATGTCCCTCGCCCtcctgttttctttttctttcttacctCGCACCAAGGAGCCATAAAGTATATAGCTCTTTTCAGCTTTATAAGTGACATTACATCATCTTTTACAAAGGAAggccataaataaaatatagaaaagCAATATGCTGTTCTAGGGTTCAATGTGCATATCAATCAAACTAAGAACTGACCTTTTTTTGACTGTTGCTCCGTCGAAGATGCCGTCTTTAGTCGGTGGAGTTACAGAAGCAAGGAGAGGCAATAGTATTTTAGAGCACACAGCATCTCAAACAGAACCAAAAAAAACTCGGTTCGAGTCTCGTTCTTCATTCTCCCCATTCAAGGTACGGGTGGATCACATACAACTTTAAGAGTTTCCAAGAATAACTGCACTGCTTGGAATCTTTGTTattcctttcctttcttcttctaaatATATTTTGGCCTTGAGAAACAGGTGAGGAAGGAGAAACTGGGTGATAGGATCGCTGCTCTTCAGCAGCTGGTGGCACCTTTTGGCAAGGTATATAGATCTCGCCGCCTCCATAACTCAAATGGAGAGTTCTCAGTCTTCTGCGACCTCACTGATTATGGTATTAATATTTGTGGTTTTGGTGTATCTTTTGAGCAAAGTGGTTTTGGTATGTTTAGCTCATCTAGATTCTACGTGTTAGCTAGATGGGACATATATAAGGGTTGTGATCTCTTAGAAGTGCcgttaattaattttcttgtgAGGGTTTGGTGGGAGGGAAGTGAGTTTCTGCTGTCTTTTCTTTTCTGAAGCGGACTATATCCAAGTGCTAGTATTCCATATTATATTCTTACTGGTATAACTCAGCAAGTGCGAAGTGCAAAGCATGCTAGATGGAGactaataaagaaaagaaaaccaatAACTTAACATAGGaaacaaaaaacaaagaataaactGGAAGTACAGACAagtaaaataatcaaaaaaagaaaacaaagcggGAAGTACGAAGCCGCTGCGTAGAAAATACAAAATGAAacataagataaaataaaacgAGGCACAAATGCAAATCAAATGCAAGAAATAGAGAACAAAAACACAATTTttctaaatgaaaagaaaaaaaaggaaatattaTAAAAGGGAAAATGCAGAAATAAGACTACAAGTGCATagctaaaaataaaataagaataaataaaataaaataaaaaaaatgaaaaatagtaCCAATACAAGTATATGTGTGTGCGATAGAGAAGCAAATAAACTGTAAATTCTTAGTAAGTTTTGAACACGATCACCAAACAATACATaaaaattaattctagatgtgcaattttttttatcttaaacAATCAAAGAAACATCTCAAACAATCATTATGTTTCTCGGCCATATTAGACTAAAAAGCTACTAAATTTTAATGATGTTTGCTTGTATGATAAGCTTTTAAAATTTGTGATTGTTGAAGTTATGAAACTCTCTCTTTTCTGATTTTTGTTGGTAaagattctttcttttttagttAAAGAGTACAATTATAGAAGGGTCGACATGAATTTGATACTTATACTATTATTTGGCAACTTTGTCAAACTAAAAGGACTTTCCCCTTCTCTGTAGCatcaccttttttttaattccaatataattatccaaattaagtTAGAAGTTATGTTGTAAAAAGGATAAGTGCTCTTATATGTGAAAATTGATATCGAATGAAAGCTTAGAAAGGACATATATTAGCTTTTTCACTTTATCATCATTTTGAACATagtttaatataaataatataaatatatttggcAGCTTCTCTATAGCATATATTTGTTTTcgttttgttgtgtttgtttcTAAGTTGACTTTCTTTGTTAATTTGTTAAGGTAAGAGAGACTCCAAAACATGCTTTAGAAAGAGAATTGAGTTTTCTCAAATTTAGTAAAGAGAAATTCAACTTGTTTTTATCATTccattttgattttgatattcTAATGGAGGGGTATCATCTATAATTGTGTACTAgtcatatttttttctctaaattttATACTAACATATATTCATATGGTTGGTGATGCATAGACTGATACAGCATCAGTGCTAATGGAGGCTATCGGATATATTAAATTTCTTCAAGAC is from Phoenix dactylifera cultivar Barhee BC4 chromosome 6, palm_55x_up_171113_PBpolish2nd_filt_p, whole genome shotgun sequence and encodes:
- the LOC103703754 gene encoding transcription factor bHLH110-like — encoded protein: MQTVPISQGMDLEALDLLASARFDRSFCQPLFSGMGLLREDTPFALGHLHEIAQGPSHGHRKMPSLVGGVTEARRGNSILEHTASQTEPKKTRFESRSSFSPFKVRKEKLGDRIAALQQLVAPFGKTDTASVLMEAIGYIKFLQDQVETLSVPYLRSSNNKKARTTQGVSNEKRDEPKLDLRSRGLCLVPLSCTSYVTSDDGGIWSPPNYRGSA